In Burkholderia pseudomultivorans, the DNA window GAGCGGCGCGCACGCGACGCTGCGCTTGCGCGCCGCGTGAAACGGGCGGGCGGCATGCGTCTGCGCGACGCGTTGCCGCCATCGTGATCCGCGCGATTAAACGTTGTGAGATCAACGACTTGGCTCACGCATGCTCAGGATATCCACATCCTTGCCAACAAAAAGTGTGGACAAGCGGGCGGGTTCGCGCGTGCGAGGCGATGTGCGCGACGGCAACGCATCGGTTGGCGCGCGCGAATGCGGCCGTGCCCGATTTGCAGCGGCGCGGACAAAGCCTTTCGGATCAAGCGCTTGATCGTGGTATGCGCAGGCTATCCACACGCTTGCCAACAAAATGTGTGGACAAGCTCGGCGCGCGTCGCGCGACACGGCCATGCGCGCCGATGACCGGCCGGTCGCGTGCCGTTTTCGTAGCGCCGTGAACAAAGCCTTACGGATCAAGCGCTTGATCGCGGTATGCGCAGGCTATCCACATGCTTGCCAACACAATCTGTGGACAAGGAGGGGGCGTGTCGGGCCGCTGCGGCAGCCGGAGCGGCCGATCGTCGACGGCGGCTCGGCACACTGCCCAAACGATGGCGCGACGCATGAATCGTCGTGCGATCAACGGCTTAGCGCAGGCATGCGCAGGATATCCACAAGCTTGCCAACAAAATCTGGGGGTAAGTGGCGGGGCTGCGGCATCGTTTCGCGCGCGGGCGATTGCCCCGCATGCAGCGATGAGGCGTCCCGATGCGAAGTGCGCCGAAGCGCGCAAGGGGCGGCCGCTGTGCGACGCAGCGTCTGCATCACTTGTGCCAAAGCCCGTCGGATCAAGGGCTTAGCGTCGCGATGCGCAGGATATCCACAAGCTTGCCAACAAAATCTGTGGACAAGCCGGGCCTCGCGCGTGCGTCACGCGGATGCGGGAAACCGCACCGTCACGGTGAGCCCGCGCCCGCCGGCGGTCGTGCCGAGCGTGACCGCTGCGCGATGCTGTTCGGCAATGCGCTTGACGATCGACAGTCCGAGCCCGCTGCCCGGCGACGTGGCCGCCTGCGCGCCTTCGCCGCGATAGAAGCGCTCCCATACGCTGGTTCGCTCGGCCTCGGGAATGCCGGGGCCGTCGTCGGCGACTTCGAGCACCGGCGTCGCGCCGTCGAGCCGTGCGGACACGTCGACGCGCGCGCCGTCGCCCGCGTAGCGGATCGCGTTGTCGACGAGGTTGTTCAGCAGTACGCGCAGCGTGTCGACATTGCCCGCGGCCGGCACCGGCGACGACACGATCGCGCCGAGATCGATCCGGTGCGCGTCGGCGACGCGCGCGCGATCCGCGACCACCGACCGGCACAGCGCGGCGAGATCGACGGGCGCGAACGCGGACGCCTGCGCATCGGGTTCGAGGCGCGCGAGCGTCAGCAGCTGTTCGGCAAGATGGCCGAGACGCGTCGTACCCGCATGGATCTGCGTGAGGATCTGCTCGCGCTCGTCGGGCGTTGCCGCACGGCGCAGCAGTTGCGACTGGATCGACAGTCCCATGATCGGCGTGCGCAGCTCGTGCGCGGCATCGGCGATGAAGTGCCGCTGCAGCGTGAACGAGCGATCGAGCCGCGCGAGCAGGTCGTTGATCGCTTCGGCGAGCGGACGCACCTCGTTGGGCATCGACGCGATGTCGACCGGTTCGAGATTGTTCGCGTTCCTGCGTTTCAGGCCGGACGCGATCGTGCGCAGCGGCCGCAGTCCCGCGCCGATGCCGAACCACAGTCCGATCGCGAGCACCGGCAGCATCGAGAATACCGGCCACAGCAGATGCACGGCGATGCCGGCGATCGCTTCCCAGCGCGCATGACGCGCCTGCGCGAGCCGGATCGTCGTGCCGCCGCGCTCGGTCACGTAGGTGCGCCACGACTGGCCGCCGACATCGATGGTCGCGATGCCGTTCCGGGCAGGCGGCGGCAGGCTCGAATCGCGGTCCGTCGAATAGACGAGCTTGCCGTTGCGCCACATCTGCAGCAGCACCTCGTCGGGATCGTTGGCCTCGAAGTCGTGCTTGCCGTTGGCATGATTGCGGAACGACAGCTCGCCGTTCGGGCCGACCACGATCTGCTTCGACATGCTGCGCATCTGGTCGTCGAGCAGGTCGTCGAGTTCGCGCAGCGCGCCCCAGTAGGTGCCCGCGCTCGCGAGCAGGCCGATCACGCACGCGGCGGGCAGCAGCCACATCAGCAGGCGTCGTCGCAGCGATACGCCGCGCCAGCGCTCGATCGCGCGTCGCACGCGCGTCATGTGCCGTCACCGATCCGGTAGCCGACGCCGCGCACCGTGCGGATCATGTCGTGGCCGAGCTTCTTGCGCAGGTTGTGGATATGCACCTGCACCGCGTTGCTCTCGATTTCCTCGCCCCAGCTGTACAGCCGCTCCTCGAACTGCTCGCGCGAAATCACCGCGCCCGGATCTCGCATCAGCTCGTGCAGCAGCACGAACTCCTTCGGCGACAGCGGCACTTCGTCGTCGTTGAGCCAGACCTGGTGCCTGACGGGATCGAGCCGCAGCGCGCCGATCGCGAGCGTCGTCTGCGCGCGCCCGGCGTGGCGGCGGTTCACCGCGCGAATCCGGGCGAGCAGTTCCTCGAGCACGAACGGCTTGACGAGATAGTCGTCGGCGCCGCTGTCGAGGCCGGCGATGCGGTCCGGCACGCCGTCGCGCGCGGTGATGATGATCGCGGGCAGCGTTTCGTCGCGGCGGCGCAGCGATGCGAGCACCGACAGGCCGTCGCGGTTCGGCAGCCCGAGGTCGAGCAGCAGCAGGCCGTAGCCGGTCGAGCGCAGCGCGAGCGATGCGGCGTCGCCGTCCTTGACCCAGTCGACCGCGAAGCCTTCCTGTTTCAGGCCTTGTTCGAGCCCGCTGCCGATCAGCGGGTCGTCCTCGACGAGCAGTACACGCATGGGGGGAGGTCTCTTCAGCAGGGCGCGGGCGCCCGAAGCATCCATGATAAGCGGACGCGTATTAGGCGAAGCTTAAATGCCGGCAGCGCCGGCAAGGCAGGCGGGCGCGTTTTCGTACCGGTCCGATGCGGCGTCGTGTCACTTCGGCGCGGCCTTCAGGTTTGCTTAATCTTACGTTTCGTAAGCTTGACGCGTCGCGTTCAACGGAGCGCGACAGCCCATATCGAACAGAGGGAACGCAATCATGAATCATCTGGCCAGAATCCTGACCGTCGCGCTCGCCGTGCTGCCTGCCGCGGTCCATGCGCAATATACGGGGCCGTCCGCGATTACCACGACGACCGTGAAGGAACTGCTCGCGAACGGCAGGGACGATCAGCACGTGCAACTGCAGGGGCGCATCGTCCGGCACGTCGGCGGCGAGGACTACGAGTTCGCCGATGCGACGGGTGCGATCAGCGTCGAGATCGACGACAAGCTGTGGGTGGGCCGCCCGCCCGTCGGCGACAAGGACCAGGTGAAGCTGACCGGCGAGTTCGAGCGCAAGTGGTCGGGCCGCGTGAAGGTCGACGTCGATCACGTCGAAGTGCTGCGCTGACCGGCGCGCGCGGGGCCGGTGATACCATGGACGACCGGTTCCCGCTTTCACCCAGATGGCTGCCAATTTCGACGAACTCGCGTCCCGGATCCGGGCGCAATTTTCCGAGCTGAGCCCGCAATTCCAGGCGGGCGCGGCATTCCTGCTCGATCATCCCGACGAAGTCGCGACATCGTCGATGCGCAAGGTCGCGCAGCGCGCGCAGGTGCAGCCGGCGTCGCTCGTGCGGCTCGCGCAGCAGTTCGGCTTTCCCGGCTGGAACGAGTTGCGCGACCTATGCGTCGCGCGCGTGCGCACGCGCCCGGAGCCGCTGACGCAGCGCGCACGTTCGCTCGTGCGGCCCGACGCGAAGGCGTCGCTCGCGCACGACCTGCTTGCCGCGCAACAGCACAACCTGGCGGCGACCGCCGCGCAGAACGAGCACGCGCTCGCCGATGCCGCGAAGCTGATCCGCAAGGCGTCGCACGTGCATGTGGCCGGATTCCGCTCGTGCTATCCGGTCGCGTTCGGGCTCGTCTACGGCTATCGGCTGTTCCGGCCGACCGTGTCGCTGCTCAACGGCGTCGCCGGTTCGCTCGAAATGGAGCTGCGCACGATCGCGAAGCACAGCGTGACGGTGATCGTCAGCTTCGCGCCGTATTCGGCCGAAGCGACGCGCGTCGCCCAGGCCGCGAAGGCGCAGGGCAGCCGGATCGTCGCGATCACCGACAGCGCGGTCGCGCCGATCGCGCTGCATGCGGATGCGCAATTGATCTTCACGCACGACAGTCCGTCGTTCTTTCCGTCGCTGGTGGCCGCGCATGCGATGGCCGAGGCGCTGGTCGCGCAGCTGCTGGCGCTCGAAGGCAGCGATGCGATCGCCGAGCTCGAACGGGCGGAAGCGGAACTGCACGCGAAGGGCGCGTACGTGGTGTGATCGCGATGCGCGCCGCGATCGGCGACGACCGTTCGCCATTCCCTATCGAATCCCGTCGATGACGTTCCATTTCCAGGTCACGGACGCGGCGGACGCGAACGTCCGCAAGCAGATCGCCGCACCGCTCGTGCAGTTCAACGAAAGCCGGGCGGGGCCGATCGATCATCGCCCGCTTGCGGTGCTGGTCACCGATGCGAGCGAGACGATCGTCGGCGGCCTGTGGGGCAGCACGGGGTTCGGCTGGCTGCACGTCGATCTGCTGGTGGTGCCGGAGGCCGCGCGCGGGCAGCGCGTCGGCACGCGCATCATGCAGCTGGCGGAACAGGAAGCCGTGGCGCGCGGCTGCCGCGGCGCGTGGCTCGATACGTTCGACTTCCAGGCCCGGCCGTTCTACGAAAAGCTCGGCTATGTGCGCTTCGGCGAGCTGGCGGATTATCCGGTCGGGCATGCGCGCATCTTTCTGAAGAAGATCCTGGTGCCCTGAGTCGCGACGGCGGCGGCCCGCGTTTTAGCCGCGCGTCGCGATTGACGGCGTCGTTCGCGATCGCCTAGCATACCGCTCAGCGATGCAGGTCGCTTCCGGGTCCGCGGAAAGGGTTGAACCCACCTGTCGCATTGCTCTCGTCGATCCCTGTCCTTTGTGCTGGCGGTATTGCGGACCTTCAGCCATTTATGCACGAGGATCCGCATGAAAAAGCTGCCGTTTCAGGCCAATCTCGAACATCTGAAGAAACAGGCGAAGGAATTGTTGCGCCTGTATCGCCATCGCGATGCGAGCGCGATCGCCCGTTTCATCGAGCATCTTCCGGCCGCCGCGCACCGCTCGCCCGACGAAGTGGTCGCGCTCGACCTGCGGTTGCATGACGCACAGTCCTGCGTCGCGCGCGAGTACGGCTTTGCGTCGTGGGCCGATCTCGGCGCGTTCGTCGAGGCCCATGCGATCGCGGGGCACGAGCGATCGCGTCTGGTCCGTCGCTGGCTGGGGCTCGCGTATGGCGGCGACGTGACCGGCAGTTTCGACGCGGCCCGGCCGCGGGTCGCCGCGCAATTGCTGAACGAACATCCCGAACTCGTCGCGGACGATCCGTACGTGGCCTGTGCGGCGGGCGATCTCGATGCCGTCAAGCAGGCCGTGACCGCCGATCCGGCGTGGATCGGACGCGCGGGCGGCATGCTGAAGCTGCCGCCGCTCGTTGCCGTCACGCATTCGCGTCTCGCGCAGATTCCCGCGTTTGCCGCCGGGCTGCGCGCATGCGCGCGCTATCTGCTCGACGCCGGCGCCGATCCGAACCAGCGGATCGGCAACCGGTTCCCGCCGGCGTCGCTCGCGGCGCCCGACGAATCGCAGCCGTTGTCGGCGCTCTACGGCGCGGCCGGCATCAATCGCGATCCGGTGCTGACCGACATGCTGCTGAGTGCGGGTGCGGATCCGGACGACGGCGAGTCGCTGTATCACTCGCTGGAGAATCCGGCCTGCACGCGCATGCTGCTCGCGCGCGGTGCGCGCATCGACGGCACGAACGCGCTGCGGCGCGCGCTCGACATGCCGGATGCGACCGCGCTCGAATTGCTGCTCGCGCACGGCGCCGATCCCGACGAACCGGCCGGCGAAGGGCCGACGAAAGTGTGGGGCGCGCCGCTGTTGCGCGCGATTGCGCTGCGGCGGTCCGCGCGTCACGTCGCCGCGCTGCTGGCGGCCGGCGCAAATCCGCGCGTGCAGACGGCGGCAGGCGTCGGGGCGTATCGTCTGGCGATGCAGACCGGGTTGCTGGAAGTCGCGGACCTGCTGCGCGCAGCGGGCGCGGAGGAACCGCTGGATCCCGAAGACGAATTCGTGGCGGCTTGCGCGCGGGCGGATGCCGGTGAAGCGCGGCGCATTCAGGCGCGGCATCCGGAACTGCCCCGCGCACTGCCTGAAGACCGGTTGCGGTTGTTGCCGGATGCGGCGGCGTGGGGTTCCGGCGATACGGTGCAGGTGATGGTGGAACTGGGCTGGCCGCTCGACGCGCGCGGCGGCGACTGGGACGCGACCGCGCTGAACCATGCCGTTTTCCGCGGCAACGCGGCACTG includes these proteins:
- a CDS encoding YgiW/YdeI family stress tolerance OB fold protein codes for the protein MNHLARILTVALAVLPAAVHAQYTGPSAITTTTVKELLANGRDDQHVQLQGRIVRHVGGEDYEFADATGAISVEIDDKLWVGRPPVGDKDQVKLTGEFERKWSGRVKVDVDHVEVLR
- a CDS encoding MurR/RpiR family transcriptional regulator gives rise to the protein MAANFDELASRIRAQFSELSPQFQAGAAFLLDHPDEVATSSMRKVAQRAQVQPASLVRLAQQFGFPGWNELRDLCVARVRTRPEPLTQRARSLVRPDAKASLAHDLLAAQQHNLAATAAQNEHALADAAKLIRKASHVHVAGFRSCYPVAFGLVYGYRLFRPTVSLLNGVAGSLEMELRTIAKHSVTVIVSFAPYSAEATRVAQAAKAQGSRIVAITDSAVAPIALHADAQLIFTHDSPSFFPSLVAAHAMAEALVAQLLALEGSDAIAELERAEAELHAKGAYVV
- a CDS encoding GNAT family N-acetyltransferase; this encodes MTFHFQVTDAADANVRKQIAAPLVQFNESRAGPIDHRPLAVLVTDASETIVGGLWGSTGFGWLHVDLLVVPEAARGQRVGTRIMQLAEQEAVARGCRGAWLDTFDFQARPFYEKLGYVRFGELADYPVGHARIFLKKILVP
- a CDS encoding ATP-binding protein, giving the protein MTRVRRAIERWRGVSLRRRLLMWLLPAACVIGLLASAGTYWGALRELDDLLDDQMRSMSKQIVVGPNGELSFRNHANGKHDFEANDPDEVLLQMWRNGKLVYSTDRDSSLPPPARNGIATIDVGGQSWRTYVTERGGTTIRLAQARHARWEAIAGIAVHLLWPVFSMLPVLAIGLWFGIGAGLRPLRTIASGLKRRNANNLEPVDIASMPNEVRPLAEAINDLLARLDRSFTLQRHFIADAAHELRTPIMGLSIQSQLLRRAATPDEREQILTQIHAGTTRLGHLAEQLLTLARLEPDAQASAFAPVDLAALCRSVVADRARVADAHRIDLGAIVSSPVPAAGNVDTLRVLLNNLVDNAIRYAGDGARVDVSARLDGATPVLEVADDGPGIPEAERTSVWERFYRGEGAQAATSPGSGLGLSIVKRIAEQHRAAVTLGTTAGGRGLTVTVRFPASA
- a CDS encoding response regulator translates to MRVLLVEDDPLIGSGLEQGLKQEGFAVDWVKDGDAASLALRSTGYGLLLLDLGLPNRDGLSVLASLRRRDETLPAIIITARDGVPDRIAGLDSGADDYLVKPFVLEELLARIRAVNRRHAGRAQTTLAIGALRLDPVRHQVWLNDDEVPLSPKEFVLLHELMRDPGAVISREQFEERLYSWGEEIESNAVQVHIHNLRKKLGHDMIRTVRGVGYRIGDGT
- a CDS encoding ankyrin repeat domain-containing protein, translated to MKKLPFQANLEHLKKQAKELLRLYRHRDASAIARFIEHLPAAAHRSPDEVVALDLRLHDAQSCVAREYGFASWADLGAFVEAHAIAGHERSRLVRRWLGLAYGGDVTGSFDAARPRVAAQLLNEHPELVADDPYVACAAGDLDAVKQAVTADPAWIGRAGGMLKLPPLVAVTHSRLAQIPAFAAGLRACARYLLDAGADPNQRIGNRFPPASLAAPDESQPLSALYGAAGINRDPVLTDMLLSAGADPDDGESLYHSLENPACTRMLLARGARIDGTNALRRALDMPDATALELLLAHGADPDEPAGEGPTKVWGAPLLRAIALRRSARHVAALLAAGANPRVQTAAGVGAYRLAMQTGLLEVADLLRAAGAEEPLDPEDEFVAACARADAGEARRIQARHPELPRALPEDRLRLLPDAAAWGSGDTVQVMVELGWPLDARGGDWDATALNHAVFRGNAALTAFLLSHGASWRETQGFGSDVLGTLSWASVNEPADVGEPDWAACARALVAHGLPAAVRDPSDPERLLIDGRSMRFSEAVTEVLLAAREAPAGSR